A region from the Arthrobacter gengyunqii genome encodes:
- a CDS encoding O-acetyl-ADP-ribose deacetylase yields the protein MHITISTGDITASSADAIVNAANSSLLGGGGVDGAIHRAAGPALLGACRELRAGAYRQGLATGDAVATPAFDLPSRWVIHTVGPNARAGETDPALLASCFRRSLDVAEELGAETVAFPAVSAGVYGWDPATVAEVALRTVRDYPARAVRSVEFVLFSEPTELVFRRAWQVLAATSGTGTEDDPS from the coding sequence ATGCACATCACCATCTCCACCGGAGACATCACTGCCAGCTCAGCGGATGCCATCGTGAACGCGGCAAACTCTTCCCTGCTGGGCGGCGGCGGTGTGGACGGAGCCATCCACCGGGCGGCAGGCCCGGCCCTGCTGGGGGCGTGCCGGGAATTGCGGGCCGGAGCCTATCGGCAGGGCCTTGCCACCGGAGACGCTGTGGCCACACCGGCCTTTGACCTGCCGTCCCGGTGGGTCATCCACACCGTTGGACCGAATGCCCGGGCCGGAGAAACCGATCCAGCACTGTTAGCCTCCTGCTTCCGCCGGTCCCTGGACGTCGCCGAAGAACTCGGCGCCGAGACGGTGGCCTTCCCCGCCGTCAGCGCCGGCGTGTACGGCTGGGACCCGGCAACCGTGGCCGAGGTGGCCCTGCGGACGGTTCGGGACTATCCGGCCCGAGCCGTCCGGTCTGTTGAGTTCGTTCTTTTCAGCGAACCCACCGAGCTTGTCTTCCGCAGGGCGTGGCAGGTGCTGGCGGCTACTTCAGGAACAGGGACCGAAGACGACCCGTCGTGA
- a CDS encoding SDR family NAD(P)-dependent oxidoreductase produces MADQFAGKTALVTGAGSGIGMAAAVALAAEGANVVVNDLDLEAVQAVVNSILAAGGAAVPSVGDVGTAEDVKGAVDTAVGEFGGLHLAFNNAGIGGPLGLLTDIDLEGYRRVIDVNLNSVFYGMYYQIPEMLKAGGGAIVNMSSILGMVGSATAVPYVTAKHGVTGMTRAAALGYANQGIRVNSVHPGYIDTPLLENLPEEVYASLVGLHPAGRLGTAEEVVQVVLFLLSDKAAFVTGSQYAVDGAYTTQ; encoded by the coding sequence ATGGCTGATCAGTTCGCAGGAAAGACCGCACTTGTGACAGGAGCGGGTTCGGGAATCGGAATGGCTGCGGCGGTGGCGCTCGCGGCGGAAGGCGCCAACGTCGTCGTCAATGATTTGGATCTGGAAGCGGTACAGGCTGTAGTGAACTCCATTCTGGCGGCCGGCGGCGCCGCTGTGCCCTCCGTGGGGGACGTCGGAACCGCCGAAGACGTGAAGGGCGCGGTGGACACCGCCGTGGGCGAGTTCGGCGGCCTGCATCTGGCCTTCAACAATGCCGGCATTGGCGGACCCTTGGGACTGCTGACCGACATCGACCTGGAGGGCTACCGCCGGGTCATCGATGTGAACCTCAACTCGGTGTTCTACGGGATGTATTACCAGATCCCCGAAATGCTGAAGGCCGGGGGAGGCGCCATCGTGAACATGTCCTCCATCCTGGGGATGGTCGGTTCCGCCACTGCGGTTCCCTACGTCACGGCCAAGCACGGCGTGACGGGCATGACCCGGGCGGCAGCCCTGGGATACGCCAACCAGGGCATCCGCGTGAACTCCGTGCATCCGGGCTACATCGACACTCCGCTCCTGGAAAACCTGCCGGAAGAGGTCTATGCCTCGCTTGTGGGATTGCATCCGGCGGGTAGGCTCGGCACCGCCGAGGAGGTGGTGCAGGTGGTCCTTTTCCTGCTTTCCGACAAGGCGGCCTTCGTGACCGGCTCCCAGTACGCCGTGGACGGCGCGTACACCACCCAGTAG